The following are encoded together in the Serratia sp. UGAL515B_01 genome:
- a CDS encoding PfkB family carbohydrate kinase, translating to MSDFVAVTPILVVGGAVGDIVLTLLNLPISGQDIEAQPQERQIGGCAFNVARALRCLNVPVVNGIPVGNGEWGSAIEAAMQQLDLPVLLRHGQKDNGWCLALVEPSGERTFITVTGCETQWNKAQLATLPLTPETVVYANGCEMVGEPGEALREWLTRLPFDQWRLIDPGPRIGQLDESFFAMLSDSNTLLTLNRDEVTILCGEGDPVSTAQRYAASHNITLICRLDRDGAWICDGRNAPHHVPVYPVEVVDTIGAGDAHCAGLLAGLSAGWPLPQAVDLANRVAAYIVAHRGAAGAPDWQQLQQRFPA from the coding sequence ATGAGTGATTTTGTTGCAGTAACACCGATTTTGGTTGTGGGTGGGGCCGTAGGCGATATCGTCCTCACTTTGCTAAACCTGCCAATCAGTGGTCAAGATATCGAAGCGCAACCACAAGAGCGGCAAATTGGTGGTTGTGCCTTCAACGTAGCGCGCGCACTTCGCTGTCTGAATGTTCCCGTCGTCAACGGTATTCCTGTTGGTAACGGTGAATGGGGGAGTGCCATTGAGGCCGCCATGCAACAGCTCGATTTACCGGTGCTGTTACGCCACGGCCAGAAAGATAATGGCTGGTGTTTGGCATTAGTAGAACCAAGCGGTGAACGCACGTTTATCACGGTGACGGGCTGTGAGACGCAATGGAACAAAGCGCAATTAGCCACTCTGCCGCTCACACCAGAAACGGTGGTCTATGCCAATGGTTGTGAAATGGTGGGGGAGCCTGGCGAAGCATTGCGCGAATGGCTAACACGTCTGCCGTTCGATCAATGGCGGCTGATTGATCCTGGCCCACGCATCGGTCAACTGGACGAATCGTTTTTTGCCATGCTTAGTGATAGCAATACGCTACTTACACTGAACCGCGATGAAGTGACTATCCTGTGTGGTGAAGGCGACCCCGTCAGCACGGCTCAGCGTTATGCGGCTTCACATAACATTACGCTCATCTGCCGCCTGGATCGTGACGGTGCCTGGATTTGTGATGGCCGCAATGCGCCACATCATGTTCCTGTTTATCCTGTTGAAGTAGTCGATACGATTGGCGCCGGTGATGCGCACTGTGCAGGCTTACTTGCCGGTCTTTCCGCTGGGTGGCCGCTGCCGCAGGCTGTCGATTTGGCTAACCGTGTCGCAGCCTACATAGTAGCCCATCGAGGAGCGGCCGGAGCACCAGACTGGCAACAGTTACAACAGCGTTTTCCTGCCTGA
- the ftsP gene encoding cell division protein FtsP, producing MSLSRRQFIQASGLALCAGTVPLKAEASGTQTLLPIPPLLESRRGQPLFLTMQNVHWAFMNNRKVSVWGINGMYMGPTVRVYSGDDVKLIYSNHLTEPVSMTISGLQVPGTLMGGGPRMMSPNVDWSPVIPVRQAAATCWYHANTPNRMAHHVYNGLVGLWLVEDENSKNLPLPKHYGVDDFPLIIQDKRLDNFGLPEYTPPAQGGFMGDTLLVNGVQNPFVEVSRGWVRLRLLNASNSRCYNLQLSDGRAINVIAGDQGFLPAPVAVQQLALAPGERREVLIDMSKGDDVSITAGEAAGIMDRLRGLFEPSNKLISTQVLTLKPTGLLSLVTDTLPRNLLTNQVLEGKSIRTREFRLGDSVTGINDALWDMNRIDVQAMQGTWERWNIHADRPQAFHIQGVQFLIKRVNGAQPMAEDRGWKDTVWVDGEVELLVNFNQVSSKHFPFLFYSQTLEMADRGSTGQFVVQETA from the coding sequence ATGTCACTCAGTCGACGTCAGTTTATTCAGGCATCGGGCTTGGCACTCTGCGCCGGAACGGTACCACTGAAAGCTGAGGCGAGCGGCACGCAAACCCTGTTACCCATTCCGCCTTTGTTAGAGTCCCGTCGCGGTCAGCCATTGTTCTTAACCATGCAGAATGTGCACTGGGCTTTTATGAACAACCGCAAAGTGTCTGTCTGGGGCATCAACGGTATGTATATGGGGCCTACAGTGCGAGTGTACAGTGGCGATGATGTTAAGTTGATTTACAGTAATCACCTTACTGAACCGGTCTCGATGACGATCTCTGGGTTACAGGTGCCGGGCACGTTGATGGGGGGGGGGCCGCGGATGATGTCGCCTAATGTCGACTGGTCACCTGTCATACCTGTTCGCCAGGCCGCTGCTACCTGTTGGTATCATGCCAACACGCCGAATCGTATGGCTCACCATGTCTACAACGGTTTGGTCGGTTTATGGCTGGTTGAAGATGAAAACAGCAAAAATCTGCCGTTGCCGAAGCACTACGGCGTTGATGATTTTCCGCTGATCATTCAGGACAAGCGGCTGGATAACTTTGGCTTGCCTGAATACACTCCCCCTGCTCAGGGCGGTTTTATGGGTGACACGCTTTTGGTCAACGGTGTACAAAATCCGTTTGTTGAAGTATCCCGTGGATGGGTGCGTTTACGCCTGTTGAACGCATCTAATTCGCGGTGCTACAACTTACAGTTAAGCGATGGGCGGGCGATCAACGTGATTGCAGGCGATCAGGGCTTTCTGCCAGCGCCGGTAGCGGTACAACAACTTGCTTTGGCACCGGGTGAACGCCGTGAAGTACTGATAGATATGTCAAAGGGAGATGACGTTTCTATTACTGCCGGTGAAGCAGCAGGGATTATGGATCGCTTACGTGGCCTGTTCGAACCTTCGAACAAGCTTATTTCTACCCAGGTGTTGACGCTGAAGCCTACGGGGTTATTGTCACTGGTTACGGACACACTCCCCAGGAACCTGCTGACTAATCAGGTTCTGGAAGGTAAGAGCATTCGTACGCGTGAATTCCGCTTGGGTGATAGCGTGACAGGGATTAATGACGCTCTCTGGGACATGAACCGCATTGATGTGCAAGCGATGCAGGGAACGTGGGAGCGTTGGAATATTCATGCCGATCGGCCACAGGCATTCCATATTCAAGGTGTACAGTTTCTGATAAAACGGGTGAATGGCGCACAACCGATGGCAGAGGACCGCGGCTGGAAGGACACCGTCTGGGTCGATGGTGAGGTTGAGTTACTGGTGAACTTCAATCAGGTTTCTTCCAAGCACTTTCCGTTCTTGTTTTACAGCCAGACGTTGGAGATGGCCGACCGTGGCTCAACGGGGCAGTTTGTGGTGCAGGAAACGGCTTAA
- a CDS encoding 1-acylglycerol-3-phosphate O-acyltransferase encodes MLLILRAIIVLIYSVLVCILGSVYCLFSPRNPSHVATFGHLFGRLSTVFGLKVEIRKPANAAHNGKCIYIANHQNNYDMVTASNIVQPRTVTVGKKSLLWIPFFGQIYWLTGNLLIDRENRAKAHGTIAQVVEAIKEKDISIWMFPEGTRSRGRGLLPFKTGAFHAAIAAGVPVVPICISTTSGKINLNRWNNGHVIVEMLEPVETSGYSKEQVREVAARCHELMKAKIEQLDAEVAQLDATKK; translated from the coding sequence ATGTTATTGATATTGCGTGCGATTATCGTTTTGATTTACTCTGTTTTGGTATGTATTCTCGGTTCGGTTTACTGCTTGTTCAGCCCACGTAATCCCAGCCATGTAGCGACTTTTGGCCATCTGTTTGGCCGCTTGTCAACGGTATTTGGCTTGAAGGTTGAAATCCGTAAACCTGCTAACGCAGCGCATAACGGCAAGTGCATTTATATTGCCAACCATCAGAATAACTACGATATGGTCACGGCCTCTAATATTGTGCAGCCACGTACTGTGACCGTAGGCAAGAAAAGCCTGTTGTGGATACCATTCTTTGGGCAGATCTATTGGTTAACCGGTAATCTTTTGATCGATAGAGAAAATCGTGCCAAGGCGCATGGGACTATTGCTCAGGTGGTTGAAGCCATTAAAGAGAAAGATATTTCTATCTGGATGTTCCCTGAGGGGACTCGCAGCCGAGGCCGGGGCTTGTTACCCTTCAAAACCGGTGCATTTCATGCTGCGATTGCGGCTGGGGTGCCGGTTGTTCCGATTTGTATTTCTACCACCAGCGGCAAGATTAACCTGAACCGCTGGAATAATGGCCATGTGATCGTAGAGATGCTCGAACCGGTTGAAACCAGCGGTTACAGCAAAGAGCAGGTGCGTGAAGTTGCTGCCCGTTGCCATGAGCTGATGAAGGCGAAGATTGAACAGCTGGATGCTGAAGTGGCACAGCTTGACGCCACAAAAAAATAA
- the parC gene encoding DNA topoisomerase IV subunit A, with amino-acid sequence MSELTHDGVERLPLHTFTESAYLNYSMYVIMDRALPYIGDGLKPVQRRIIYAMSELGLNNSAKFKKSARTVGDVLGKYHPHGDSACYEAMVLMAQPFSYRYPLVDGQGNWGAPDDPKSFAAMRYTESRLSKYAEVLLNELGQGTVEWGANFDGTMQEPKMLPARLPNILLNGTTGIAVGMATDIPPHNVREIAAAAVALIDKPDASLDDLLEFVQGPDFPTEAEIITSRAEIQKIYQNGRGSIRMRAIWKKEDGSAVITALPHQVSGAKVLEQIASQMRAKKLPMVEDLRDESDHENPTRLVIVPRSNRVDLEQVMNHLFATTDLERSYRINMNMIGLDNRPQVKGLVEILTEWLVFRRDTVRRRLNYRLEKVLKRLHILEGLLVAFLNIDEVIHIIRSEDEPKPVLIQRFSITDTQAEAILELKLRHLAKLEEFKIRGEQDELAKERDHLQALLASERKLNTLIKKEIQADAQAYGDERRSPLMEREEAKAMSEHDIVPSEPVTIVLSEMGWVRSAKGHDIDPSGLSYKAGDSFRAAARGKSNHPVVFIDSTGRSYALDPLTLPSARGQGEPLTGKLTPPPGATVEQVLMADDDKKLLMASDAGYGFVCTFNDLVARNRAGKVMITLPENAKALPPMEINSDDDMLLSITAAGRMLMFPVADLPQLSKGKGNKIVSIPSAQAATGEDKLAWLFVLPPQTSITLHVGKRKLKLRPEDLQKFRAERGRKGTLLPRGLQRIDRVELDMPERVSTGDSEE; translated from the coding sequence CCTATCTGAACTACTCCATGTACGTCATCATGGATCGGGCACTGCCTTATATTGGCGATGGTTTAAAGCCGGTACAGCGCCGGATTATCTATGCTATGTCAGAGCTGGGGCTAAACAACAGCGCTAAATTCAAAAAATCTGCACGTACCGTCGGTGATGTGCTGGGTAAATACCATCCGCATGGCGATAGCGCCTGCTACGAAGCGATGGTATTGATGGCACAACCTTTCTCCTACCGTTACCCACTGGTTGATGGCCAGGGAAACTGGGGTGCTCCAGACGATCCTAAATCGTTTGCCGCAATGCGTTACACCGAGTCGCGTTTATCAAAGTATGCCGAAGTCTTGCTGAATGAGTTGGGACAAGGAACGGTAGAGTGGGGCGCTAACTTTGACGGTACGATGCAGGAGCCGAAGATGTTACCCGCGCGCCTGCCAAACATTTTGCTCAACGGCACGACCGGGATTGCCGTGGGGATGGCGACCGATATCCCGCCGCATAACGTACGTGAAATAGCAGCGGCTGCGGTTGCCTTGATCGATAAACCGGACGCTTCACTTGATGATTTGCTGGAATTTGTGCAGGGGCCCGACTTTCCTACAGAAGCAGAAATCATCACCTCGCGCGCCGAGATCCAGAAAATCTATCAGAATGGTCGTGGTTCGATACGCATGCGTGCCATTTGGAAGAAAGAAGATGGCAGTGCCGTTATCACGGCATTGCCGCACCAGGTTTCCGGGGCTAAGGTGTTGGAGCAGATTGCCAGCCAGATGCGGGCCAAGAAACTGCCGATGGTGGAGGATTTGCGTGATGAATCCGATCACGAAAATCCGACCCGGCTGGTAATCGTACCCCGTTCAAACCGAGTGGACCTGGAACAGGTGATGAACCATCTGTTTGCTACCACCGATCTAGAACGTAGCTATCGCATCAACATGAATATGATCGGCCTGGATAACCGCCCGCAGGTGAAAGGGTTGGTAGAGATCCTCACTGAATGGTTGGTTTTCCGCCGTGATACGGTGCGTCGACGGCTGAACTATCGGCTGGAGAAAGTGCTCAAGCGGTTGCACATTCTGGAAGGTTTACTGGTTGCGTTCCTCAATATTGATGAAGTGATCCACATCATCCGTAGCGAAGATGAACCAAAGCCGGTGCTTATACAGCGCTTTAGCATCACGGATACGCAGGCTGAAGCGATCCTTGAGCTGAAGTTGCGTCATTTGGCTAAGCTGGAAGAGTTCAAGATCCGTGGTGAGCAGGATGAGTTGGCGAAAGAACGCGACCACTTGCAGGCGCTGCTGGCTTCTGAGCGCAAGCTGAATACCTTGATCAAAAAAGAGATCCAGGCGGATGCACAGGCTTATGGCGACGAGCGTCGTTCACCGCTGATGGAACGTGAAGAAGCAAAAGCGATGAGCGAGCATGATATTGTGCCGTCGGAGCCAGTGACGATAGTTCTATCTGAAATGGGGTGGGTTCGCAGCGCCAAGGGCCACGATATTGACCCTAGTGGCCTGAGCTACAAGGCCGGTGACAGCTTCCGTGCGGCAGCGCGTGGCAAGAGTAATCATCCAGTGGTGTTTATCGATTCGACCGGGCGAAGTTATGCGCTCGATCCACTGACGTTACCGTCGGCGCGTGGGCAAGGTGAGCCATTGACGGGTAAACTGACGCCACCGCCAGGTGCAACGGTGGAGCAGGTCTTGATGGCTGATGACGATAAAAAACTGCTGATGGCTTCCGATGCCGGTTATGGTTTTGTCTGTACCTTCAACGATCTGGTCGCCCGCAATCGCGCAGGTAAGGTGATGATTACTTTGCCAGAGAATGCTAAAGCATTACCGCCGATGGAGATTAACAGCGACGACGACATGCTGCTGTCTATTACTGCCGCTGGCCGTATGCTGATGTTCCCGGTAGCCGATTTGCCTCAGCTTTCGAAGGGTAAGGGTAACAAGATCGTCTCGATACCCTCGGCACAAGCCGCCACCGGCGAAGATAAACTGGCCTGGTTGTTCGTGCTACCGCCGCAAACTTCGATCACTTTGCATGTTGGCAAACGCAAGCTGAAGTTACGGCCTGAAGATCTGCAAAAATTCAGAGCTGAACGGGGCCGAAAAGGCACCTTGTTACCGCGTGGGCTGCAGCGTATTGATCGGGTTGAGTTGGATATGCCAGAGCGCGTATCAACCGGTGATAGCGAAGAGTAA